From Flavipsychrobacter sp., a single genomic window includes:
- a CDS encoding oligosaccharide flippase family protein, producing the protein MSVGKSASQGFVSFFIRNMLDKILGMVAMVILARKLTPYDFGLVSITEVLLWVITAFGTAGVAEFLLAYRKKDTRKIFKAAFWFNFAITIAIIVVFLGAAPFWADYQGDDRIITISFISAAIFFFAQLQVIPKTLLTKNLEYQKQVKIQTPFIILVQFSKIGAVYAGLGVYSLIIPSLFFQPILTFFLYRGARLNPGLKLYTERWREIFAFTKHLIGANLLARIADEGDKIILSTFLGLETLGVYNIAMQLANLFISPFVMISNNVLASVLPRFVDDNNKFYHNYMSFLKAFIFVVFPLLAMMVVSAKPIILTLYGTKWLAAVIPLQILLIYTATRTATSSFGVLMSTLHLTRKTFNMNLIYTPIHIVGALIGGSFGMIGIAISMVIVKTLFTIVPVKYISTALEIPFSKWFRDIAPYWLSVVFIAVGFLIVGSIVPLGFDIHPFANVCILSAAFIGLYYLVVRVFLVKELYIISSFLGHTVPKARRYFNVLFGL; encoded by the coding sequence ATGAGTGTAGGTAAGAGCGCAAGTCAAGGTTTTGTAAGCTTTTTCATTAGAAATATGCTTGACAAGATTTTGGGAATGGTAGCAATGGTTATTCTTGCTAGAAAGCTTACGCCATATGATTTTGGTCTTGTAAGTATTACCGAAGTTTTACTTTGGGTTATTACCGCTTTTGGTACTGCAGGAGTAGCAGAGTTTCTGCTTGCATACAGAAAGAAGGATACAAGAAAAATATTTAAAGCTGCATTCTGGTTCAATTTTGCTATTACGATAGCTATAATAGTTGTCTTTCTCGGTGCAGCACCCTTTTGGGCAGATTATCAAGGAGATGACCGGATCATTACGATAAGTTTTATTAGTGCTGCTATTTTCTTTTTTGCACAGTTGCAGGTTATACCTAAAACTCTATTAACTAAAAATCTTGAGTATCAAAAACAGGTTAAAATCCAAACTCCATTTATTATTCTGGTACAATTTAGTAAGATAGGAGCGGTATATGCAGGTTTAGGAGTTTATAGTCTTATTATACCGTCATTATTCTTTCAGCCGATACTAACATTTTTCTTGTATAGAGGTGCACGGCTTAATCCCGGATTAAAATTATATACTGAGCGTTGGAGAGAGATATTTGCTTTTACGAAACATTTGATAGGAGCCAATCTCTTAGCAAGAATTGCGGATGAAGGTGATAAGATAATACTAAGTACATTTTTAGGACTTGAAACACTAGGAGTGTATAACATAGCTATGCAACTAGCCAATTTATTTATTTCTCCTTTTGTAATGATATCAAACAATGTACTGGCTTCTGTATTACCAAGGTTTGTCGATGATAATAATAAGTTCTACCACAATTATATGAGCTTCCTAAAAGCATTCATATTTGTGGTTTTCCCTTTATTGGCCATGATGGTGGTTTCTGCTAAACCTATAATACTTACACTTTACGGCACTAAATGGTTAGCTGCTGTAATACCATTACAAATACTATTGATATATACAGCAACACGAACAGCTACTAGTTCTTTTGGAGTGTTGATGAGTACACTTCATCTTACTAGGAAAACATTTAATATGAACCTTATTTATACACCAATTCATATTGTAGGAGCTTTGATTGGAGGTAGTTTTGGGATGATAGGTATTGCAATTTCAATGGTAATAGTCAAAACACTATTCACAATAGTTCCTGTAAAATACATATCTACTGCTTTAGAAATACCATTTAGCAAATGGTTTAGAGATATAGCACCTTATTGGCTATCGGTTGTGTTTATAGCTGTAGGGTTTCTAATAGTAGGAAGTATAGTCCCTTTAGGATTTGATATACATCCGTTTGCTAATGTTTGTATATTAAGTGCTGCTTTTATAGGTCTTTATTATTTAGTAGTTCGTGTGTTTCTTGTTAAGGAGCTTTATATAATTTCTTCATTTTTAGGACACACTGTGCCTAAAGCTAGAAGGTACTTTAATGTACTATTTGGATTGTAA
- a CDS encoding DapH/DapD/GlmU-related protein, giving the protein MEYFAHETAIVDEGCTIGAGTKIWHFSHIMPDCVLGEKCNIGQNVVISPNVVLGRNVKIQNNVSVYTGVTCDDDVFLGPSCVFTNVINPRSGVNRRGEYDKTHVGKGASIGANATIVCGHDIGAYAFIGAGAVVTKTVPPYALVVGNPAKQIGWMSEYGHRLIFDENGLAICEESKEIYQLQDGVVFKKGV; this is encoded by the coding sequence GTGGAATATTTTGCTCACGAAACAGCAATTGTAGATGAAGGATGCACTATAGGTGCTGGCACTAAAATTTGGCACTTCTCACACATTATGCCAGACTGTGTACTTGGTGAAAAATGTAATATTGGTCAAAACGTAGTCATTTCACCTAATGTTGTTTTGGGTAGAAATGTAAAGATTCAAAACAATGTATCAGTATATACAGGTGTTACATGTGATGACGATGTATTTTTAGGACCATCATGTGTATTTACAAATGTAATAAACCCAAGAAGTGGGGTGAATAGAAGAGGAGAGTATGATAAAACTCATGTGGGTAAAGGGGCATCAATAGGAGCAAATGCTACTATTGTATGTGGTCATGATATTGGTGCCTATGCATTCATAGGAGCAGGGGCAGTAGTAACAAAAACAGTTCCGCCATATGCTCTTGTTGTGGGTAATCCTGCAAAGCAGATTGGCTGGATGAGTGAATATGGACATCGTCTTATATTTGATGAGAATGGGCTTGCCATTTGTGAAGAGAGTAAGGAAATATACCAATTACAAGATGGCGTTGTATTTAAAAAAGGCGTCTAA
- a CDS encoding FkbM family methyltransferase has translation MKLRKVLSVYKHRYFPSVPKTHKVQLLGKEFVVLQGTIRSEDKDDAWYFALVKNHNRIFDLGANIGYTSILASFFDSDKVVVLADPNPDALAMASGNLIRNGLSINKQFVPAFVSDKCGEKVKFYTVGIGEAGSMFASAAESARLTNSFYLVDTLTVDEIVKRTSVQPDFIKVDVEGAEHLVLNGAVELAKERQTTFFVEMHAVPELTMEQNATHVLNWCAANNYKAYYLKEHQHITEAKTIAHRGKCHLLLIPDEKAYPEYLTEIQEGGKLTL, from the coding sequence ATGAAGCTAAGAAAAGTATTATCAGTATATAAACACAGGTATTTCCCCTCAGTACCCAAAACGCATAAAGTACAGCTATTGGGTAAAGAGTTTGTTGTATTGCAAGGGACAATTCGTTCAGAGGATAAGGATGACGCATGGTATTTTGCATTGGTGAAAAATCATAATAGAATTTTTGATCTTGGTGCAAATATTGGCTATACGTCAATTTTAGCATCATTTTTCGATAGCGATAAAGTAGTTGTATTAGCGGACCCTAACCCTGATGCCTTAGCAATGGCGTCAGGTAATTTAATAAGAAATGGGTTGTCAATAAATAAACAGTTTGTTCCTGCTTTTGTATCGGATAAGTGCGGTGAGAAAGTAAAGTTTTATACTGTAGGCATAGGTGAAGCTGGTAGTATGTTTGCTAGTGCTGCAGAATCTGCAAGACTTACAAATTCATTTTATTTAGTAGATACGCTTACTGTTGATGAGATCGTAAAACGCACTTCTGTACAGCCAGACTTTATCAAAGTTGATGTAGAAGGAGCTGAGCACCTAGTGCTTAATGGTGCAGTAGAGCTAGCAAAAGAGAGACAGACAACATTTTTTGTAGAAATGCATGCTGTTCCTGAATTGACAATGGAGCAAAATGCTACGCATGTTTTAAATTGGTGTGCTGCCAATAATTATAAGGCATACTATTTAAAAGAACACCAGCATATAACAGAAGCAAAAACTATTGCCCATCGTGGCAAATGTCACCTATTACTTATACCAGATGAAAAGGCATACCCTGAATATTTAACAGAAATACAAGAAGGTGGCAAATTGACGCTATAA